The following nucleotide sequence is from Bacteroidales bacterium.
TAACAGCAAAATGCCAATCACATAATCCCAGTAAAACAACTCAAAACGCCAGGTTTTACCGGCCCACTTTTGTGTGTTCGCCCAAGATCCCCAGCAGAGCATGGTGATGATGCTGAAAATCACGGCTACGGAATAAGAATCGACTACAAACATGTTGAATGGATTTTTGGTTAGTAATTGCTAAATATTAATGAACTACTTCTTTTATATGAAATTAACCATAGCCTCTAAAAAATATCAAATAACAAGCATCAAATAACAAATAATTACGAAGCACCAAATTCAAATGACCAAAACTCGTTGCTATTTCAGGTTTGGAATTTGATAAATTGGATATTTGATATTGTTTGAAGTTTGAGATTTGTAATTTGTAATTTATCCATTTGTTTTATAGACCAGGAACTTCATAATTCCTTACTTATTTCACTTCCTCCCGATAGGGTGCCGAAGCCTGAGCTCCCAGTTTGGTCGCCGATAGAGAGGCCGCATTGTTGGCCAGTTGCACGGCTTCAGAAAGCGGCAGTTGTTCAGCAAGCGCCACTACCAAAGCTCCATTGAATACATCCCCGGCGGCCGTGGTATCTTTTGCTTTTACTTCATTTGCGGGAACGTGCATCTCCACTTCATCGGAATAGATGTATGCTCCCTGTTTTCCCATGGTGATGATCACCACATCAACCCCTCTTTTTCGGATGGCCCATGCCGCTGACCTGGCCGAATCCATATCATTTACCTGAATGCCCGAGAGCATTTCTGCTTCCGTTTCATTGGGCGTAATGATATAAAGTGACTTAAGCAACTCTTTCGGTAGTTCCTGTGCAGGAGCAGGATTGAGCACCACTTTCTTTCCAAGATCTGAAGCTTTTTGAGCTGCATAGATCACCGTATCAAGGGGAATCTCCAGTTGCAGAAGGAAAAATTCAGCTTCTTTAAATTCTTTCTCTGCCTTGTCAATATCAGAACGATCCAGCTTGCTGTTGGCTCCCGGGGCAACTACAATGGCATTTTCGCCTTTGGCATCCACTGTGATCAAAGCCACTCCTGAAGCTGCATTCTGATAGGTATAAACATGATCTGTGCTGATCTTTTCCCTTTTCAGGATGTCTCTGTATTTCTCTCCAAAAATATCGTTTCCCAGCTTGGAAATAAATACCACATCACCTCCGAAACGGGAAGCAGCAACTGCCTGGTTGGCGCCCTTGCCTCCGGGATTCATGAAAAACTCTCCTCCGATAACGGTTTCTCCCGGCACCGGCAGATGATCCGACTGTACAACCATGTCGGTATTGGAACTTCCGATTACAACTATTTTGGGTTGTGCCATATGTTTCTCCGTTTCAAATTAACTTCTATAAAAATTGATAATAGAATTATAAGCCACCACCAAAGGTGGCCTTGGCCTGGCACCTTCATCGATCCGGTTCTAAAATATTTAAAACATTGGACCTGTAAACCTTTTTAAGCACATGCTTCGGCAGATCCAGTCCATGCAGCGGCCAGTGGTAACTGAACCGGTCGGGATAGAAATGTTCGTCAGCGGATTCCAGAATACGGAATGTGGTTTCATACACTCCTCTGCCTATACCCATATCGGTGCCATAAAGCAAACGGTCCTGATATTTCCTGTAAAAAGTTTGCGTAAACCTTGGAATCGCAGCTGTCTCGGCATACCTGGCCGAGATGTCGGCATATAAGTTGGGATATTTCTTCAGCAGTTCACCAAGCATGTTCAGATCGTGGGAACAATTGGCAAAATGACAGGCGATGAAGGTTGTGTTGGGGTTTTCCCTCACAGCATTTTCCAGCGTCCGGATCATTTCCCCATGTAGGAGTATGTTTTCTTTGGTGGTATCGATCTTCCATTCCCAGGCATTCATCAACCCGTCATTTTTTTCATCCATGGGAAGATACATCCAATAAGGGTCGGCAACATGAATGTTAATGGGCATTCCCAGCTCCCCACACTTCTGAAGCACAGGCTTCATTCTTTTATCATCCAGGTGCATACCGTAAGCAGGCGGATCGCAATAAAACAATCCTTCACCTTTGTCACCCAGTTCACCGACCCCTTCGGCTCCCATGGCATGGCAGCGCTCCAGTTCCTCAATGGCTCGGGCTGGCCAATCATCGCTTTTATAACCTGAATAATCAATTCCGCACCATATATCAAACCGAGCGGGATATGCAGAATACCTATCCACAATGGAATCAAACTCAGCACCGGTGGCCGTGGAAAGAATGATGGATTTTTCTATCCCTGCCGAATCCATTATACGCACCCACTGATCAACCTCTTCCTTATTGGCTGCATAATCATGTGAATGCACATCAATTACCGGGTACGCTGCATGGGGGATACGGGTTTCGGGTATGTTATACACCGACTCGGGATCGTAGTCTTTCAGCAGCAAACTGTCGGGATTCTGGGTAACAGCTCCACAAACAGTAAGCATGAAAAGAAAACCTGTTATTGTAAATCGTTGAATGAACATTTTCATAAAGCAGAGATTTGAAGAATGAACTATTAAAAAA
It contains:
- the rbsK gene encoding ribokinase: MAQPKIVVIGSSNTDMVVQSDHLPVPGETVIGGEFFMNPGGKGANQAVAASRFGGDVVFISKLGNDIFGEKYRDILKREKISTDHVYTYQNAASGVALITVDAKGENAIVVAPGANSKLDRSDIDKAEKEFKEAEFFLLQLEIPLDTVIYAAQKASDLGKKVVLNPAPAQELPKELLKSLYIITPNETEAEMLSGIQVNDMDSARSAAWAIRKRGVDVVIITMGKQGAYIYSDEVEMHVPANEVKAKDTTAAGDVFNGALVVALAEQLPLSEAVQLANNAASLSATKLGAQASAPYREEVK
- a CDS encoding amidohydrolase family protein, producing MLTVCGAVTQNPDSLLLKDYDPESVYNIPETRIPHAAYPVIDVHSHDYAANKEEVDQWVRIMDSAGIEKSIILSTATGAEFDSIVDRYSAYPARFDIWCGIDYSGYKSDDWPARAIEELERCHAMGAEGVGELGDKGEGLFYCDPPAYGMHLDDKRMKPVLQKCGELGMPINIHVADPYWMYLPMDEKNDGLMNAWEWKIDTTKENILLHGEMIRTLENAVRENPNTTFIACHFANCSHDLNMLGELLKKYPNLYADISARYAETAAIPRFTQTFYRKYQDRLLYGTDMGIGRGVYETTFRILESADEHFYPDRFSYHWPLHGLDLPKHVLKKVYRSNVLNILEPDR